GTGTGATTGTGGTTGATTTTTATTACAACAGGTGGGTTCATTTTTCAACAGCCACCATGTTAGTGGCTCCTCTCTGCTTGGTGGTCTTTCTTTACCTCGGCCAGGCGTTGGGGGCACAGCTTCCACATTTAAACTGGCGTGACGTCAACAGTGCTCAGCCGTTCCCCTGGCTTCATATGAGACTGCCCCAAACGGTCGTACCTGTGCACTACGACCTAACAATTCACCCCAACCTGACCACTCTCAGCTTCACCGGAGTCGTTCGCATCCAGCTGGATGTACTCGAAGAGACCAAAGCCATCATTTTACATGCAAAGCACTTGAAGACCTTCAACGTGAAGCTCAAGACGCCCGAGGGGTCGAGGTCTCTTGAGGTTATCGAGAATTCTGTTTACCAGCAGCTTGCCCTGCTCTCACACGAGGTGATCCCCAAAGGGCGGGACTACGAGGTTCATATGGAGTTTGCCGCAAACCTCTCGGACAGCTTCCACGGTTTTTATAAGAGCAGCTACCGCACCAGCAGCGGGGAGCTCCGGTAAGCCTTAATATATGGTTTTCAGtcccttttttggggtggggggtgtggggctTTGGAATGGTGATATGTTGGCCCTGACCAATACGGATCCTTTTATAACTGATATGGATTCCGATAATTGGCAGAATAATCCAATCCTAAATTATAGGCagaacatttgattgttttatatacTTAGTCCATTAGGATTTATTTAACTGTATGATAATTATTTTCCCCGGCACTTTTTTGGGTTGGGAGGTGGATTCTTGACTGTGTTCTCGTTCTCATCTTGTCTATTTTGTTTGTCGTCGTTATTAGGACTCTGGCATCGACGCAGTTTGAAGCCACGTTTGCTCGAACAGCCTTCCCTTGTTTTGATGAACCCGCCTTCAAAGCCAACTTCACCATCTCCATTGTACGCGAGGCACGACATATCGCCATCTCCAATATGCCCAAGGTACTCTCCGATCATTTCGACTATTTCACCACTTactatttcagattttttttttttaaatgtggaccGACACCACTTGTTCCTCAAGTTTTGTCACTGTTGCTATACAATATGTTGCTCTATATCTGTTACCTCATAGATAAAAACAGTGGCGTTACCCGGAAATGTGTTTGAGGATCACTTTGCCACCACGGTAAAGATGAGCACGTATTTGGTCGCCTTCATCGTGTCTGACTTCCACTCCGTCAGCAAGACGACCCAACATGGCGTCAAGGTGAGGTGCCGTTCCAATCAGACTCGGCATTTTGCCGCAATCTTCAGAACTAGTAAGAGAACAAGAACACGCTGGCATATTTTCCGTGACCATCTTCCCGTATATCCGAGTGCCCGTATTAAACAGCCGCTAGGTTgccatgcatgcgcgcacaccaGCACCACCAGCACAATGTCTATTAAATCGgatttaaaaatgtgtcaaaaactGTTTAATAAtgttactgtatgttttgaTAAAGTACAATTTTATACAGTACTacttttctcatttaaaaaaaaaaatcaaactttttttttgtgggctggGTGGCTGGAATTTCGACTTCAATTAAATTCAATgtgaaaagatgatttgaacgTTTCAGTTCAACAAATCTCCATTTACATCCTCGAATGTTAGCATCCCGACTTTTAGCATTACGCAGAAACGCTTGGAGCAAAGACTGACGCATGCATTCCTGATTGCCACCAGATTTCCGTCTACGCCGTAGCTGAGAAAATCAACCAGACGGACTTCGCGCTGGACGCCGCCGTGAAGCTGCTCGACTTTTACGACGACTACTTCAACATCCCTTACCCACTTCCCAAACAGGGTGAACACGTTGTTCAGTATTTGACAATGGATGATGGGAACGTGACATGGCGTAACATTTCAGTCTCATATGCAAATCGGCGACATTGTTCATACCCTGGCCGCCTCAAACTTATTGGATCAAATATAGTTGGTGTTTTCGGATTCAATAATCATCCACAACAATTTTAACTCACAAGGAACTTGGTCATCTTGGTCTCCTTGGTCTTTGTGGACTATTTCTAGTTTATTTTATCGTGGTTAGAGGAGTGGTTACTAGTTGATGTTTTTGTGTATATGTCACCAGCAGTTAAATGGAaagaatcatttcaaaacgCGTCGTACAGGGTGCCACCAAAAACTTGACATCGTCTCATCTAATAACATGGCCATTACTCATTTGAACCATCTCAATTTTTAAGATGCGTCTCATTAAGCTAAATATCGTTCAACGCAAATGTAAATTCCTTGAAGGCTTTCCTATTTTTATTTCCGCAGGGTGTCGAATGACATTTACTTGCTGTAAAATGGCATTCCGTGTGTTAGGAAATGCTTGAACAAAGCTCGCGTGAATACACACCAACTGAAAAGCGGATTTGGTACAAAAATTCATAAAGGAAAAAACAAGCAGCGTGTCACAGTACCCTTCAAAGAACATAAAGTGAAGTTTTATCCGCCTGAAAATGTGATTGGAATTTTGATCAATACAGTGATTTCTCGTTTAtcatggttaatggggaccaaaaccacccgcgataaacaaaaatccgtgaagtagctaccaattaacatatatatattttttaaaaagccccaCGTGGGcagagcgcgcacacacacacacacacttagacacGGATTTTtgcagactttaaaaaaaataaaattgatgaatgtttgaaaaaatcagtgataaacgaaccgcgaaatagcgagggatcactgtattttatGTTTCATCTCGTTTGCTTCGGCGTTACTCGGATATTGACATTTGAAGCGATGCAGCCTGTGTGTAGGCGTTGTAAAGGTTGTGCATTTCCTTTCCATGTCTGTTTGTGCTCCCAGCAGACCTGGCTGCTATTCCCGATTTCCAATCCGGAGCGATGGAGAACTGGGGCCTGACCACCTACAGGGAGTCGGCCCTTCTCTTCCACCCTGAAAAATCCTCCGTCACTGACAAAGTGCACATCGCCAAGATTATCGCTCACGAGCTTGCGCACCAGGCAAGAGCGCCGCGACGCAACACACATCGCAAGGAGACGTCACTTGTCACATTGACGGCGGATCCCAAAAAGTCGACGCACCCCTTGTTTAAGTGCCagtcatttcaaaaacaaagagaCCAGCCTTCCCATGAGCAgtttccccatgcctgcgtgggtttttcgcCGGGTCAtcttgtttcctcccacattccaaaaaacattgcACGGCAGTTTAATGGCAAGCTCTAATTTGTCTTTAGGCGTGACGGTGATTGGGAAGGGTTctttgtctacatgtgccctgcgattggctggcagccaactTCAGGGTGTTGCCCGTCTGCGTCcccaagatggctgggatgggctccagcacctccgtgacccctgtgaggataagcggattaggaaatggacgcatggatggatggatgggtggatcaaccatttcaaaacttttttacaCCATCAACGTGTGACCTATTGACCTGTAGATCTCATTAGACTAGGTATGGGCCGATTACCGGTTTGATGCGTTACTGTGCTTTTAAGGCGTCAGAGCTCAATAAGCATCAATACAGGATGACACATGTCAAGAgctcttctttaaaaaaaaaaagaattgtcttCAATTAATTTTCTCCTCCACACCTTCCTCCTCAGAATGGGGAGGGCTGAGCAGCTACGTCCgaaggaaagaaagagagggagagaggaaaacaaaagaagcaCGGATGCCTGCGTTATTACTGTTGCATTGTctgtaaagaattaaaaaaaaaaaaacggtgccaGTGGGAACAATGAGTAAATGAATAGCCCACGGGTCTGTTCTAAAATGACTCAGCAATCATAGGACTTTGTCTGTCGCTCGATAAGAAGAAATAAAACCCAACAAGAAGGTTCACATTAGGTTATTTAAGCTTCACATGGTTTCTTCTGTAAGAAATATTCTCTATTttgtttccccccaaaaaaaaatgttcacatcaCCTGGCATTTGATCAAGGGTGCAAGCTTTTTCGATGCACCGTCCTGTTATATGAGAATCTCCCGTTGTCTTCTGTGTGCAGTGGTTTGGCAACCTGGTGACGATGGAGTGGTGGAATGACTTGTGGCTCAACGAGGGTTTCGCCAAATTCATGGAGTTCATTGCTGTCAACGCCACCTACCCGCAGTTCCGAGTGGTGAGAGAGTGATACCGTCTATTACATGTGGCCTTCTCTTTCTTGacagtcgtaggctcctcttcttttTTCGTTTTTCGTTTTTTCACTCGTCTTGGTAGCTCATGGGATTCATTTTAGCAGTCACCTATCACATGACCaagaagcgcgccttgacccGCGGCAAGAGTGACACACTGTAAACggatttatttcaaaataaaacatttttcaaattccgaaataaataaaatagaagtaATGTAACTTGGCTATACGTCCttgggtgttttgaaaggcgcttatacaGTAAATTTAGtaagttctgtcctgggctgctcccttgacactctggaggaggtgggcaacagaaggatgctaattaagctaaaagctatgatggacagtccctcccaccctctccagcccgccctgacagcactaggtagttccttcagccagagactgttacacccgcccattttgtatttatattacacttaattgaacggtgtttgttttttcttctttctacccacattcttgctgctggaggctgtaaatttccccagtgtgggacaaataaaggatatcttatcttaaataaaatgcattattattattattattattattagggcggcccggtagtccagtggttagcacgtcggcttcacagtgcagaggtaccgggttcgattccagctgcggcctccctgtgtggagtttgcatgttctccccgggcctgcgtgggttttctccgggtgctccggtttcctcccacattccaaaaacatgcgtggcaggctgattggacgctctaaattgtccctaggtgtgagtgtgagcgcagatggttgttcgtctctgtgtgccctgcgattggctggcaaccgattcagggtgtaccccgcctactgcctgaagacggctgggatgggctccagcaccccccgcgaccctcgtgaggatcaagcggtatggaagatgaatgaatgaattattattattattattattctttctgtgcgtcccgctaccaaatgacccacggaccagcACCGGTCCGCGGGCCCTGGGTTGGGGACCGTTGCTGTACAAAACCCACCAACAAGGCTCTCTCCTCTCAGAACGACTTATTCTTGGGCAAGTGTTACACAGCCATGGAGGTCGACAGTCTCCGTTCATCCCACCCGGTTTCCACCGCTGTGGAAAACCCCACCGAGATCCAGGAAATGTTTGACAAAGTGTCCTACGATAAGGTaagttttttttaccccccgtTGCCAGCATCCTCGATCAACGTGTGGTTCTTTGTTGAATGCGGTTTGCTCCTTTTTCAGGGAGCGTGCCTTCTGAACATGCTGAAAAACTTCCTGACACCTGACGTGTTCGAGGTTGGCATCCTCCGCTACCTGAAGCGCTATAGCTACAAAAACACCGCCAACAGCCACCTGTGGGAGAGCCTGACCAATGTGAGTCATTCATGTATCTGAGGACAATGCCCCGAAATTGTAGttttatatattctttatcctctgtgaaaaacaacaaatgactgCACCTTAGTGAGAAGTTGAGACCTTAGCGTCCGGTTCCTTTTCCCATTTCTGCgtgcttatttttatttgtttatttattgatacaACATTATAGACTGCTTATTGCTTTATGGAAAAAACATGACGTTTTTGGTCTTTTTCTGGATGCTGCCGTTTTTTCATATTGCCACGTGTCCTCTCTCACTGagaactgaaaacaaacaacttaaaaacaaaacaaaacaaaacaaaacaaaaaaaagctgccagattttagttacaagatttaattgttttttttctttattatataattgtgtacattttacattttaatttagtGTCTTAGTAAGTTTAGAGCTGAAGAAGTGCTGTCCACATACTtacatatcatttttttttacgtcacatGGAAAGTGATACAGCCACTTATGACCTACTGACTTATGTTcacgctttttttgtttgggacatttttttgttgaagtgtTGAAATGCTCGAAAAGACCTTAGTCATGGGTATGGTGCGCGGCGAAGCCTCATTTTTAACCTTGATTTAACACCATTTGGGGACAACTTCAGTTCTATTGAGATCTTATTGCATTtctgtgcagcataacagcagAATGCTGACCCACCATGTTTGCATTGAATTTGGTCCTAACCTATAAAACGAAATGAATGGGATATATCATCTTTCAAGATTGTTCAGAGCCTCAAGGTCATTTGAATTCAACAACGCTGATGCAAACCCTTCGCTCCTCATCGAGCTTCTCTTCTCGCACAGGTTTGCAATCTGAATGATCTGCCAGGCGCGCCAACAAAACAGAAAGAATTCTGCTCAAAACGCATCCTCCCATCGGGAGAAAACGTACGTGCTTGAAAATGTCATGGGTGTGATGGGCACCTTGTGGACTGATTTGTGCCTCGTGTGGCCCATCAAACAGTACGATGGCGAGAAGTTGAACATCAAGACCGTCATGGACACGTGGACGCTACAGAAGGGCTTCCCGCTAGTCAACATCGACTTGAAATCGCGCAAGCTAATTCTCACCCAGCAGCATTACCTGATGACGGAGCCAGAGCCCGCCACGACTAAAGCCCTTGTGGAAACGGAaacgtaaacaaaacaaaaaaataatcataaatactATCCATCCACCCGTTCATTtttgcttatcctcattagggtcaaaCTGCACAATTTTAATTTTCAATTGTGATGTTTAGGCCCATTTGGCAGATTCCACTCACATACAAGACGAGTGACTCTGCCACAACACACTACCACCTGATGAGAACTGCAGTAGgtaagtggtttttttttttttttttttcacttgaccaCACgggtgtcaattttttttttttttgtcgcgggctcCATTTCCTCTGTGAAACCGTAAtaaggaagtcaagaataaattgattatctaaaaatgaaatgtgtagTCTTTAACTATgcgaaaatatatatttttttattcattcattcattcatcttccgtaccgcttgatcctcactagggtcgcggggggtgctggagcccatcccagccgtctccgggcagtaggcgggggacaccctgaatcggttgccagccaatcgcagggcacacagaaacgaacaaccattcgcactcacactcacacctagggacaatttagagtgttcaatcagcctgccacgcatgtttttggaatgtgggaggaaaccggagcacccggagaaaacccacgcaggcccggggagaacatgcaaactccacacagggaggccggagctggaatcgaacccggtacctctgcactgtgaagccgacgtgctaaccacttggctaccgggccgccctatatatatattttttatttttttttaatttttatccaAATACTTGATTATTAGGGAGAATTTACTTATTAGGGAGAATTTACTTTAAACTTTCAGAATATTAATGgagatgattatttatttattttggtcagtGGCCTCcttgtttttcttgattttttttttaacaatataaCCGAGCTTAAAATattatgtttgtgttttgcacTTGTTGCTGAACCTTCGCTTGCAGTGAAAAACGGGCTTGTGTCCAGTATTTGGGTTGACTGTAGCTCCCGGTCCACAGATCTCTTTCGCATTCCCAACGACGTGGACTGGATCAAGTTCAACGTGGACATGAGCGGCTACTACGTCGTTCACTACGGCAAACAGGGGTGGAAGAACATGATTAAACTGCTGCACAACAACCACACGGCGCTGA
This sequence is a window from Hippocampus zosterae strain Florida chromosome 6, ASM2543408v3, whole genome shotgun sequence. Protein-coding genes within it:
- the erap1b gene encoding endoplasmic reticulum aminopeptidase 1b; the protein is MLVAPLCLVVFLYLGQALGAQLPHLNWRDVNSAQPFPWLHMRLPQTVVPVHYDLTIHPNLTTLSFTGVVRIQLDVLEETKAIILHAKHLKTFNVKLKTPEGSRSLEVIENSVYQQLALLSHEVIPKGRDYEVHMEFAANLSDSFHGFYKSSYRTSSGELRTLASTQFEATFARTAFPCFDEPAFKANFTISIVREARHIAISNMPKIKTVALPGNVFEDHFATTVKMSTYLVAFIVSDFHSVSKTTQHGVKISVYAVAEKINQTDFALDAAVKLLDFYDDYFNIPYPLPKQDLAAIPDFQSGAMENWGLTTYRESALLFHPEKSSVTDKVHIAKIIAHELAHQWFGNLVTMEWWNDLWLNEGFAKFMEFIAVNATYPQFRVNDLFLGKCYTAMEVDSLRSSHPVSTAVENPTEIQEMFDKVSYDKGACLLNMLKNFLTPDVFEVGILRYLKRYSYKNTANSHLWESLTNVCNLNDLPGAPTKQKEFCSKRILPSGENYDGEKLNIKTVMDTWTLQKGFPLVNIDLKSRKLILTQQHYLMTEPEPATTKALVETETPIWQIPLTYKTSDSATTHYHLMRTAVDLFRIPNDVDWIKFNVDMSGYYVVHYGKQGWKNMIKLLHNNHTALSGKDRASLIHDVFRLVSINKLGLETALDLTAYLSKETDIISVTQGFQELLPIYKLIQRRELGLLEDSMKSFMLDLFKHLIDSQSWDDSGSASERTLRSSLLVFACVRNYTPCVTKAKHLFNMWRDSDGQMSLPVDVTLAVYAVGAQTEEGWDFLFEFHRRALQMSVQTRIRIALASSPLRQKLKWILEQSLLGEVIKTQDLPHLLVSVSRNPRGHRLAWDFLRANWQTLIKKFEVGSSSIARMVKGVTDLYSTKTMLSSVEKFFSSLTVEMGSEMRCIQQTYDAIRENIRWGETNFSVLQSWLKKRTTRFTHEDL